ATGCAATATCATTCAGTTACATGACTGTAAATATCATCTGTCAGCCAATGAGTCCTGAATTTCTATCTCCAGCTCATCTCTTTCTCCCTTGAAGTTTACACATTTAGAACCAACTGTGTAGCCAACGTCTCCATTTGAATGTCTATTAGGGTCATAAGTGTAACATGTCACACTGTCATTTGTTGCCACGGTTGTTGTGATCACTGATCTCCATGCTTCCAGAGTctattctccacacagcagccagaaggAGCctgaaaaaacatttattatcagCAATCAGCTGCTCGTAATGCCCCAGTGGTTATCCATTTTAGTCAGCTGAAAACCCAAAGTATTTCCAGTGGCCctcagaaaaacttttaaaaatgaagttcaaCCCCTTTGCATCACCTGTGTGGCCTTGTTCATCAAACACCCCCGGCACATTCACACCTCAGGGTGTTTGTATTTGCCCTTCACTCAATCTTAGATTCTCTACCTTGAGATGTCTTCATGGATTTCTCCCTGACCTCCATCAAGTTCTGAAACCAACAGCTGCTGAAATCTGCAAGCAGCTTCCTGATCCTAGAGAAGATGTGGCTTGAGAAGTTGTTCCTGACAGTGCAACCTATGGTCTAACTCCTTAGTCTGCCCTGGGAAACCACAAGGTTTAGGGAAagggaacttcagttcagttcagttcagttcagtcactcagtcatgtccaactctttgcgaacccatggacagcagcacaccaggcctccctgtccatcaccaactcctggagtccacccaaactcatgtccattgactctgtgatgccatctaaccatctcatcctctgttgtccccttctcctcccgccttcaatctttcccagcatcagtgtcttttccaatgagtcagctcttcccatcaggtggccaaagtattggagcttcagcttcaacatcagtcctttcaatgaacacccaggactgatctcctttaggatggattggctggatctccttgcagttcaagggacactcaagagtcttctccaacacgacagttcaaaagcatcagttcttcagtgctcagctttctttatagtccaactctcacatccatacataactaatggaaaaaccatagccttgactagacagacctttgttggcaaagtaatggaaCTTAGAAGGAGAGAATGGGAAACTTTGAGAGCACAGTTTCACATGAAGGAGTAGACAGTAGTATCCCCAAGCAGCAGTGGGTTCAGAAAGACAAGTCTGAAAATATATCCCTAGGATTTCAGGGAGCAGGAAGGTATGCATGACCTTTGCCAGTATAGTGCTGGTGGAGTGATTTCTGCCGACACCAAGCCTCTTAGTAAGTTGATGTTCTGAGTTCTGTTGGAGGCCCAATCTTTTATGATTTTAGTCACTGTCTTTGTATTGATGACTCCCAACTGAAGGATTCCAGCCCACTCTTGTGTGCACTATACCAATACAACCAACCTGCCTACTAAACACATCCACAAATTCCTCAAACTTGACATATCCAGTATGAAATCAATGGTAATCAAAACAAGCTCCTTCAACCCCAGACTTGCTTCTGTAAATGACACCACCATCTACCCCCTTGTTCAACACAGAAACTTAAAAGTTATTCTATTTCCTCACTTTCCCTCACTTCCCATATCAAATAGGTCATCAAGTCCTATCAATTCTTTCTCCAAAATATAGCCAACTCTGCCATTTTCTCTGCCCCTATTACTATCACCTTTGTCCAAACCACTATCGACTCTTTGCTGAACTATTTACTATCTTTCTAAGTGGTCTCCCTACTTCAGCTCTTATTCCCATGATACATTCTCAATATAACAGCCAGAATGATcttttcaaaaaggaaatcacaTCAAGTCATTCACCTGCTTGAAACCCACCAACAGTTTCTCATCACATTTAGAACAAAGTCCAGACAAACTTGACATTTCTTAATGTGGCTACAAGGCCATGCATGATCTGGCCTCTGGCTACAGCTCCAGTTGTAAGGTCCATGAAAGTAAGAACATTATTCATCTTGTTCACAGATATTTCTCTTATACAATGTGTACTATAGATATAGGTTTGAATCATGATTTCTTCTTGCCCAACTTCAATTCAgtaagaaagatatacccacctgaatgcagagttccaaagaatagcaaggaaagccttcctaagtgatcagtataaagaaatagaggaaaagaatagaatgagaaagactggagatctcttcaagaaaattagagataccaagggaacatttcatgcaaagatgggctcaataaaggacagaaatggtatggacctaacagaagcagaagatattaagacgaggtggcaagaatacacagaaaaactatacaaaaaaagattttcatgacccagataaccatgacggtgagatcactcacctagagtcagacatcgtggaatgtgaagtaaagtaggccttaggaagcctcactataaacaaagctagtggaggtgatggaattccagctgagctattttgagtcctaaaagatgatgctgtgaaagtgctgcactcaatatgctagcaaatttggaaaactcagcagtggctacaggactggaaaaggttagttttcattccaatcccagagaaaggcagtgtcaatgaatgttcaaactatcacacaatcacactcatttcacatgctagcaaagtaatgctcaaaatcctccatgccaggcttcaacagtacatgaactgaggaccttcagatgttcaagctggatttagaaaaggcagaggaaccagagatcaaatttctaacatcccttggatcatataaaaagcatgaaaagtccataaaacatctacttctgcttcattgactacactaaggcctttgactgtgtggattccaacatactgtggaaaattcttcaagagatgggaataccagaccacctgacctgcctcctgagaaacctgcatgctggtcaagaaacaacagttagaaccagacatggaacaacagactggttccaaattgggaaaggagtatgtcaaggctgtatattgtcactctgcttatttaatttatatgcagagtacataatgtgaaatgctgaaatggatgaagcacgagctgaaATCCAGATttccaggagacatatcaataacctcagatatgcagatgacaccacccttatggcagaaagcaaagaggaactaaagagcatcttgatgaaggtgaaaagagagtgaaaaggctggcttaaaactcaacattcaaaaagcaaagatcatggcatccagtcctatgacttcatggcaaatacatgtgGAAACATTGGAAagagtgacatattttattttcttgggctccaaaaccactgtagacgatgactgcagccatgaaattaaaagacacttgctccttggaagagctattggaagaaaagaaaagcttggAATGAAATCTAGGCAgtacattaaaaagaagagacatgactttgctgacagaggtctctatagtcaaagctatggtttttccagtagtcatgtatggatttgagagttggaccataaagaaagctgagccctgaagaactgatgttttgaactgtggtgttggagaagactcttgagagtcccttggactgcaaggagatccaaccagtccatcctaaaggaataagccctgaatattcattggaaggacagatgctgaagctgaagctccaacactttggccacctgatgcaaagaactgtctcattggaaaagatcctgatgctgggaaagattggaggcaggaggagaaggggacaacagaggatgagatggttggatggcatcacggacgtgagtttgagcaagctccgggagttgttgatggacacggaggcctggcgtgctgcaattcattggggtctcagagtcagacccgactgagtgactgaacaacaacatagctgCACACAGACTGTCTAGATTAACACATGAATCCTTGTAGGTAAATTTTggtaatttatatttcctttgaaACTTGTATCTTCCATCTAGAATTTCAAATGTATGGGCATACAGTTGAGCTTAGTATAATTTTAAAGTATCTGTATTTGTGGATAGAAACCTTTCATTTACAACGTtacatgtttctgttttttattattcAGAGGCGTTATATTAGAGGTCTGCCTATTTTTATCAGTATTTCCAAAGAATCAGTTGAGTTCTTGGTTTTATGCTTTTTTACTTCTTCTGCATTGTGATGTATTAATTATTATGTTACCTACGTAAAAGGCCTTCCTTTTTCTGTGCTCCAGTCAGAATTCCCAACCAAGCCAAcatgattgaaggcagaaggggaggtAAGAACAGAGTGTTAACTGCTGTACAAGTATAAAGCAGGGCTGTCTCTAGTAAACAGTGGCATCCATactagagtttatttttttgggctccaaaatcactgcaggctgGGTGGCCGGCATGGGGCGAGGGCAGCTGGCGGCGTGGAGCGTGTGGATGAATGAGGCATTGTTGGACTAGGCCGCGCCTCGCGAGAGCGGCCCACACCTCACTCGATGCCCCCCAAaaagggaggtgatggaattaaacCACCCCCAATCATTGGAAGATTTGGAACCTCCTTGAAAATTGGTATTGTTGGATTACCAAATGTTGGGAAATCTACCTTCTTCAATGTACTAACCAATAGTCAAGCTTCAGCAGAAAACTTCCCATTCTGCACTATTGATCCGAATGAGAGCAGAGTACCTGTGCCTGATGAAAGATTTGACTTTCTTTGCCAGTACCACAAACCAGCAAGCAAAATTCCTGCTTTTCTAAATGTAGTGGATATTGCTGGCCTTGTGAAAGGAGCTCACAATGGGCAAGGCCTGGGGAATGCCTTTTTATCTCATATTAGTGCCTGTGATGGAATCTTTCATTTAACACGTGCTTTTGAAGATGATGATATCACACATGTTGAAGGAAGTGTAGATCCTGTTCGAGATATAGAAATAATACATGAAGAGCTTCAgcttaaagatgaggaaatggtTGGGCCCATTATAGATAAACTAGAGAAAGTGGCTGTGAGAGGTGGAGATAAAAAACTAAAACCTGAATATGACATAATGTGCAAAGTCAAATCCTGGGTTATAGATCAAAAGAAACCTGTTCGATTCTATCATGATTGGAATGACAAAGAGATTGAAGTATTGAATAAACACTTATTTCTGACTTCAAAACCAATGGTCTACTTGGTTAATCTTTCCGAAAAAGA
The nucleotide sequence above comes from Bos javanicus breed banteng chromosome X, ARS-OSU_banteng_1.0, whole genome shotgun sequence. Encoded proteins:
- the LOC133242758 gene encoding obg-like ATPase 1, yielding MPPKKGGDGIKPPPIIGRFGTSLKIGIVGLPNVGKSTFFNVLTNSQASAENFPFCTIDPNESRVPVPDERFDFLCQYHKPASKIPAFLNVVDIAGLVKGAHNGQGLGNAFLSHISACDGIFHLTRAFEDDDITHVEGSVDPVRDIEIIHEELQLKDEEMVGPIIDKLEKVAVRGGDKKLKPEYDIMCKVKSWVIDQKKPVRFYHDWNDKEIEVLNKHLFLTSKPMVYLVNLSEKDYIRKKNKWLIKIKEWVDKYDPGALVIPFSGALELRLQELSAEERQKYLEANMTQSALPKIIKAGFAALQLEYFFTAGPDEVRAWTIRKGTKAPQAAGKIHTDFEKGFIMAEVMKYEDFKEEGSENAVKAAGKYRQQGRNYIVEDGDIIFFKFNTPQQPKKK